A stretch of Cicer arietinum cultivar CDC Frontier isolate Library 1 unplaced genomic scaffold, Cicar.CDCFrontier_v2.0 Ca_scaffold_6165_v2.0, whole genome shotgun sequence DNA encodes these proteins:
- the LOC105851080 gene encoding pentatricopeptide repeat-containing protein At2g03380, mitochondrial, which produces MLIVPRIMVRVQWRSLSYYHGHHLHKKNHLHLPLPFSPTFYLAPICNNLDTVKKLHASLLVHGLPPDTNLLSLYASFGFLRYARTLFHRLPSHNLYSFKLIIRWHFLNDIHSYVVSFYHLARLTLGFFNDLVVFSILLKASSHLRDLVLTTRLHCHILKANSPDSFVLTSLVDAYSKCGELHYARKVFDEIPDRTIVSWTSMIVAYVQNDCAEEGLMLFNRMREGFVDGNLFTVGSLVTACTKLGCLHQGKWVHGYVIKNGIQINSFLATSLLNMYVKCGDIGDARYVFDEFSISNFDDDDLVFWTAMIVGYTQRGYPQAALELFTDKKWYRILPNSVTLASLLSACAQLENIVMGKSLHVLVVKYGLDGTSLRNALVDMYAKCGLSFDARYVFETTVDKDVVSWNSVISGYAQSGSAYEALDLFHRMRLESFSPDAVTVVGVLSACASVGALQIGSSLHAFAFKYGLVSCSIYVGTALLNFYAKCGEANLARMVFDTMGEKNAVTWSAMIGGCGMQGDGVGSLALFRDMLKEKLVPNEVVFTTILAACSHSGMVGEGLRLFDFMCKELNFVPSMKHYACMVDLLARAGNLKEALDFIDKMPVQPGVGVFGAFLHGCGLHSNFDFGEVAIRRMLELHPDQASYYVLISNLYASDGRWGMVKQVRKMIKQRGLNKVPGVSLVEMDVNNSTYTNVAV; this is translated from the coding sequence ATGTTGATCGTACCAAGAATTATGGTTCGTGTACAATGGAGATCCCTCAGCTACTACCATGGTCATCATCTACATAAAAAGAACCATCTTCACCTTCCACTTCCATTCTCTCCAACATTCTACCTCGCTCCTATCTGCAACAACCTCGACACTGTCAAAAAGCTCCACGCTTCTCTCCTCGTCCACGGTCTCCCCCCCGACACCAACCTCCTCTCTCTATACGCCTCCTTCGGCTTCCTCCGCTACGCTCGCACTCTCTTCCACCGTTTACCTTCTCATAACCTCTACTCCTTCAAACTCATCATTCGTTGGCATTTCCTCAACGACATCCATTCTTATGTCGTTTCATTTTACCACCTCGCTAGACTCACCCTCGGTTTCTTCAACGACCTCGTCGTTTTCTCCATTCTACTTAAGGCTTCTTCACACTTACGCGATCTTGTTCTCACTACAAGACTCCACTGTCATATTCTTAAAGCCAATAGTCCTGATAGCTTTGTACTCACTAGTCTCGTTGATGCTTACTCTAAATGCGGTGAACTTCACTATGCGCGTAAAGTGTTCGATGAAATTCCTGATCGAACCATTGTGTCGTGGACTTCCATGATTGTTGCTTATGTGCAAAACGACTGTGCTGAAGAAGGGTTGATGTTGTTTAACCGAATGAGGGAAGGGTTTGTTGATGGAAATTTGTTTACTGTTGGAAGCTTGGTTACTGCTTGTACCAAATTGGGGTGTTTGCATCAAGGGAAGTGGGTTCATGGATATGTTATTAAGAATGGGATTCAGATTAATTCTTTTTTGGCAACTTCTCTTTTGAATATGTATGTTAAATGTGGTGACATTGGAGATGCACGTTATGTGTTTGATGAGTTTTCAATTTCGaattttgatgatgatgatcttGTTTTCTGGACGGCTATGATTGTGGGGTATACACAAAGAGGTTATCCTCAAGCTGCGTTGGAACTGTTTACTGATAAGAAATGGTATAGGATTTTGCCCAATTCTGTTACCCTTGCAAGTTTGCTCTCTGCTTGTGCTCAATTGGAAAATATTGTTATGGGAAAGTCACTTCATGTTCTGGTAGTTAAGTATGGATTGGATGGTACTTCATTGAGGAATGCTCTTgttgatatgtatgcaaaatgtgGATTGAGTTTTGATGCGCGTTATGTGTTTGAAACTACAGTCGATAAGGATGTTGTTTCTTGGAACTCGGTTATTTCTGGCTATGCACAGAGTGGTTCTGCATATGAAGCTCTTGATCTCTTCCATAGAATGAGATTGGAGTCGTTTTCGCCAGATGCGGTTACAGTGGTTGGTGTTCTCTCGGCTTGTGCTTCTGTTGGTGCTCTTCAAATTGGTTCCTCCCTACATGCTTTCGCATTCAAGTATGGCTTGGTATCCTGTAGCATCTATGTTGGCACTGCGCTGCTCAACTTTTATGCAAAATGTGGGGAGGCTAACTTGGCTCGCATGGTGTTTGATACGATGGGAGAGAAGAATGCAGTGACGTGGAGTGCAATGATTGGTGGGTGTGGTATGCAAGGTGATGGAGTTGGATCTCTTGCTCTATTTAGGGATATGTTGAAAGAGAAACTTGTGCCTAATGAAGTGGTCTTCACAACTATATTAGCAGCTTGCAGCCATTCAGGGATGGTTGGAGAGGGATTGAGGTTATTTGATTTCATGTGTAAGGAGTTAAATTTTGTTCCTTCCATGAAACATTATGCATGTATGGTTGATCTGTTGGCACGTGCTGGCAACCTCAAAGAAGCATTGGATTTTATTGACAAAATGCCTGTTCAACCCGGTGTTGGTGTGTTTGGAGCTTTTCTCCATGGATGTGGACTTCATTCCAATTTTGATTTCGGAGAAGTGGCAATTAGGAGAATGTTGGAGTTGCACCCTGATCAAGCTAGTTACTATGTGCTCATCTCAAACCTGTATGCTTCAGATGGAAGATGGGGCATGGTCAAGCAAGTAAGAAAGATGATAAAGCAAAGAGGATTGAACAAGGTCCCTGGTGTTAGTTTAGTGGAGATGGATGTCAACAATAGTACATATACCAATGTGGCAGTTTGA